From Arachis stenosperma cultivar V10309 chromosome 2, arast.V10309.gnm1.PFL2, whole genome shotgun sequence, one genomic window encodes:
- the LOC130962946 gene encoding uncharacterized protein LOC130962946, whose protein sequence is MIWGYNTTIHSTTKETPFCLVYGSDAIIPVEISQSSLRTELANQTTQDIARQTELDLIEELRSSAAIKHLAMQQHIARRYNERLQPRSFQVHDLVLRKTEQARKPPAHGKLAAN, encoded by the coding sequence ATGATATGGGGGTACAATACAACAATTCACTCAACCACAAAGGAAACACCCTTCTGCTTGGTCTACGGTTCAGATGCAATAATACCTGTGGAGATCTCCCAATCTTCGCTACGCACTGAACTGGCCAACCAAACTACACAAGACATAGCTCGACAAACCGAACTTGATCTCATTGAAGAACTCAGATCATCCGCAGCAATCAAACATTTAGCCATGCAACAGCATATTGCCCGAAGATATAACGAAAGACTTCAACCAAGGTCTTTCCAAGTCCACGACCTTGTGCTCAGAAAAACAGAACAAGCTAGGAAACCACCAGCACATGGCAAACTAGCAGCTAATTAG